Below is a genomic region from Bradyrhizobium sp. 1(2017).
ACGGCGACTACGCCGACACCGCGCGCGGTACGGACGGTGACTGTCGAGAAGCGCGAGACGTCAACACCGCTGACCTTTAGCGGCCGAATCGAAGCCGAAGATGAAGTGAGCATCGCATTCCGGATTTCGGGGCGCCTTTCGGCGAACGACACCAAGATCGGCGACCGCGTCAAGGCCGGGCAGGTATTGGCGCGATTGGAGCCACAGAACGAGCTGAACGCGCTGCGACAGGCGCAAGCCGCCCTTGCCGCCGCTCAGGGCCAGCTGACGCAGGCGCGAAATCATTTCGATCGCCAGCAGACCTTGCTGGGACAGGGATGGACCACGCGCGCCAATTTCGATGCGGCAACCCAGGCCCAACAGACCGCGCAGTCCCAGGTGGACGCAGCCGAAGCTCAGCTCAACTCCGCACACGACCTGGTCGGCTTCACCGAAGTCAAGGCCGATGCACCGGGCGTAATCACCGCGACGGGGCCTGGTGCCGGCGAAGTCGTCCAGGCCGGGCAGATGATAGCCAGGATTGCCCGACAGGATGGCCGCGACGCGGTCTTTGATGTTCCCGCCCAATTGATCCGGTCGGGATCGGCCGATCCGCAAATCACTGTCAGTCTCGCGGATGACCCGACGATAACGGCACAAGGCCGTATCCGGGAAGTCGCCGCGCAAGCCAGTCCTGTAACCCGGACCTTCGAGGTCAAGGTCGGGCTGACGGATCCACCGGCCGCGATGCGACTCGGTGCGACCGTCGTGGGGCGGGTCAAAACGAATGCGGGGCCCATGATCGACATTCCGGCGACGGCCTTGACCAAGATGAATCAGCAGCCCGCCGTTTGGGTTGTCGATCCATCGGCCAAAACGGTCTCAATCCGCAACGTCGATGTGGCGCGGTTCGACGAGGCGCAAGCGATTATTTCCCAGGGACTTGATACCGGCGAAATAATCGTCACGGCCGGAGTCCAGGCACTTCATCCGGGTCAAAAGGTCCGGGTGCTCGGGGCAGAGCCATGAATCTCTCCGATTGGGCCCTCAGGCACCGCTCGCTCGTCGTCTACATGATGATCGTGGCAGTGGTCGCCGGCGTGCTGTCCTATTACCGGCTCGGCCGGAACGAGGATCCCGCGTTCATCATCAAGACCATGGTCGTTCAGGCTGCCTGGCCGGGTGCATCCGTCGAAGAAACGATGAAGCAGGTGACGGAGCGGCTCGAACGCCAGCTTCAGGAAACGCCTCATCTGGATTTTCTGCGCAGCTTCACCCGGGCAGGCGTCACGACCATCTTTGTAAATCTGCAAGGAAGTGCCAGTGCCAAGCAAGTCTCCGACACCTGGTATGAGGTCCGGAAGTCTGTCGGCGACATGCGCCACACGCTGCCTGCCGGTGTTATCGGGCCCGGCTTCAACGACGATTTCGGCGACACGTTCGGAATAATCTATGGCTTTACCAGCGACGGCTTCACACAGCGCGAACTGCGCGACCGTGTCGAGGATATCCGCTCCAGGCTGCTTCTTGTGCGTGACGTGTCAAAGATCGAGCTGCTGGGCGCGCAGGACGAAGTGATTTTCGTCGAGTTTTCCAAGCAGCAGCTTGCGACTCTGGGGGTCGATCGATCGGCTCTGGTTGCGGCGCTGCAGGCGCAAAACTTCGTGCGGCCGGCCGGAATGATCCAGACCGGCTCCGAAAGCATTTCGCTTCGGGTGTCGGGAGGCTTCTCGTCCGAGCAGGACATTGCCAACATCAACTTTGCCGCAGGTGGTCGCATGCTCCGCTTGAGCGACATCGCGCGGGTGCGGCGCGGTTATACCGACCCACCCCAGCCGATGTTTCGCATCAACGGCCACCCGGCCATCGGGCTTGCCATTTCTATGCGGGAGGGCGGCGACATTCTCGCGCTCGGCGCAAATATCAAGAAGGCAATGGAGCAGATCACTACGGATCTGCCGATCGGCATCGAGCCGAGCCTGGTCGCGGACCAATCGGTCGTCGTGCACAATGCGATCGGCGAGTTCATGACGTCGCTACTGCAGGCGATCGCGATCATTCTCGCCGTCAGCTTCATCAGTCTCGGCGTACGTCCCGGCCTCATTATCGCGCTTGCGATTCCATTGACGCTCGCGATCGTGTTTCCGATCATGGAGCTCGCCCGCATCGATATGCAGCGAATATCCCTTGGTGCGCTGATCATTGCGCTTGCCCTGCTCGTCGACGACGCGATGACGACTACCGACGCCACGCTTACGCGGTTGGCACAGGGCGGTAGCAAGGTCGAGGCTGCGACCTACGCATTCCGGACCCACGCCTTCGCCATGCTGGCGGGGACGCTGGTGACGATTGCCGGGTTCATTCCGGTCGGCTTTGCCGCCAGCTCGGCGGGCGAATATACCTTCTCGCTGTTTGCCGTGGTCACCATCGCACTGCTCGTGTCCTGGTTCGTTGCAGTCATCTTCACGCCTTTGCTGGGCGCCGTCATTCTGGTTCCGCCAAAGCAGAACAACGCCGATTCGCCCGGCAGGATCTACCGGCTGTATCGAAACTTCCTCACATCCGCGATGCGGGCAAAATGGTTGACGATCCTCGTGTCACTGGCGCTGTTCGTCGCATCCCTTCTCGCGCTCCCTCTCATCCCGCGTCAGTTCTTTCCGTCGTCCGATCGACCGGAACTGCTTGTCGATCTCAGCCTGCCGCAGAACTCATCGATCTATGCGAGCGAAACGGCCGCCAAACGCCTCGACACGAAGTTGACAGGAGATCCGGATGTCGCGCACTGGAGCACTTACGTGGGTCGCGGTGCCATTCGCTTCTATCTGCCACTTAATGTCCAGCTACCCAATGATTTCTTCACGCAAGCGATTGTCGTTGCAAAAGACGTCGCGGCTCGCGAGCGCTTGCATGCGAAACTTGAGAAATTCCTGGCCGAGGAGTTTCCAAACGCGATTTCGTACATTTCTCCGCTCGAGCTCGGCCCCCCGGTTGGATGGCCGGTGCAGTATCGGGTCAGCGGTCCTGACATAGGGCGGGTCCGTGAGATCGCGCTCAAGGTGGCGCAGATCGTGTCCGCCAATCCCCAGGCCAAGCAGGTAAACTTCGACTGGATGGAGCCCGACCGCCAGGTGCGTATTCGCGTCGATCAGGATGAAGCGCGTCTTCTCGGGCTCGGCTCGCAGGCGATCGCAACCGTCCTGAACACCGTCATATCCGGCAGCCCGGTTACCCAGGTTCGCGACGATATCTATCTGGTCAACGTGTTGGCGCGCGCAACCGACGAAGAGCGTGTGTCGCTGGCCAACCTGCGGACCTTGCAGGTGCCGCTGCCGGGCGGGCAAACGGTCCCGCTCAGTCAGTTTGCTACCTTCGAGTATGACCAGGAATTTCCTCTGATCTGGCGACGTGACCGCGTTCCGACACTGACGGTCCAAGCTGCCATCGCCGGCGACACACTGCCGGACGCGGTGGTGGACTCGCTTTCGCCCGCGATAGAGAATCTGAAGAAGACGCTCCCCGCATCATACGATGTGGTTGTCGGCGGCACCGTGGAAGAAAGCCGGAAGTCGCAAGCTTCCGTCATGGCTGTGATACCCTTGATGCTGTTCGTGATGTTCACGATTCTCATGGTTCAGCTGCAGAGCTTCGCACGATTATTCATGGTCGTGAGCGTGGCGCCGCTCGGCTTGATAGGTGTCATTGCGGCGCTGATGCTTTTCGGCAGACCCCTGGGTTTCGTCGCCATTCTCGGCGTCCTGGCGCTGATCGGCATGATCAGCAAGAACGCGGTGATCCTGATCGGTCAGATTGAAGCCGAGCGGGCTCAAGGGAAGACGCCCTGGGAAGCCGCGGTGGATGCGAGCAGCTCCCGCTTCCGTCCCATCATGTTGACGGCCGTGTCCACGGTCCTCGGCATGATACCAATCGCCCCGACGGTGTTCTGGGGACCGATGGCCTTTGCGATCATGGGCGGCCTGCTGGTCGCGACCGTTTTGACGCTGGTTTTCCTGCCGACCCTTTATGTGACCTGGTTCGGGAACAAGGGGCCAGCCGATGCTCCGGCCGTATCAACGCCACCTTGAGCGTCCATGCGGCGAGGTGAAGAAGTCCAGCGCGCAGTCGCAGCGACCGGTAACGCATGTTGTCCGACAGTTGTGACGGTCCGGCAATGGTGCCAACGATTCCTGCGTGATACTCGATCGTGTGTCAGCATTGATGCGCTCGCACGAGCAGCAGCTTGTGAACCATCTAAGGCAGTTTTAGTATTTGTTGCATTGCTTTTGATTTTCACTGCGGGGCTGGCACAAACTGCATAATGGTATCTCCGGATTTCATCTCACACATTCGCGAATTCAGTCCGGCCAGAATGCTACCTGATGGTGTAGTGCATCTGGCGGTGTATAATCCTCCGAGCCTAGGGGCGTGGGTTTTCTGATCCGGTGATGATGCCTCGCTGGCGGGCAGGGAGGAGAGTTCCGATGTTGAGCTTCAATGTCTGGAGTCGCCGGAGAAGAGTGAGCGTACCGTGAAGCTTCATAACTCCCCCGCCTGTGAGTCGAACCGAGCCGGCGTCAGCCGGTGGCCTCGAATTGCTTCGGAAGAGGCGAGCGACCGGCTCTACTGGATGTTTTCGACGGATCTGCTCTTCGCGGTACGCCCTTCATACGGAGGTCGCTTCGTGTACGAGGGGATCAATCCGGCGTTCGAGTCTGTTCTTGGCATCTCTTCCGACGAGATCCAGCAGAGGGACGTCCCCGACTGCATGAGCCAAGAGGATGCTGAATCCGTCTGCGAAGCCCTTCGGGCGTGTCTCGCGGAAGGCGCTGAGCTCAGAATTCGCCATCGACTTGCATTGGGGAGCGCGCGTCGAAATATGGAGACGATCGTCGTTCCAGTCGTCGATCCGGCTGCGGGTCGCGTAATCCGGCTGATTGGCTGCCATCGTGCCGTGTGCAAGGGCAGCACTTTCGAGAATGTCGCCGACGACGCTCATATGGGCGTCAGCCTCATCTCCATTCAAGAAGACATCCAGCAGCGGATTGCGTCCGATCTCCATGATTCGACCTGTCAGCATTTGATTGCCGCAAGCCTAAGCCTCATGCGAATCCGGAGCAGCCTGAGCGACCCGGCCGCTGCCGAGCGGCTTTGCGATGAGATAGATGCGTCGATTGACGAAGCGCTCAGGGAGATCCGTGCGTTTGCCTATCTGCTGCACCCGCAGAATCCGACGGTCGATGGCCTGAAGGCCACGATCGAAAATTACGCCGCGGGATTCGCGGTGCGTACATCGCTGCGGGTCACGACCAACATCATGCCCCAGATCGACCGGTTACCCAGCGAGACGCAGCGTACCTTGCTGCGGGTGATCCAGGAAGCGCTCACGAACATATTCCGCCATGCGAAAGCGACGAAGGTGAGAATCGATATGGACGCAGCCAATGACCATTTTCGGCTGACGATCACGGACAATGGGTGCGGCTTCTCGGTCGACCCCGCGCGGCCCGGCGCGAAGGTGATATCGATCGGCGTCGGAATTCCCGCGATGAAGGCTAGGCTCCAGGAGATCGGGGGCACGCTCGATATCCGGTCCGATTCCCGGGCGCGGCATTCCGGCACGGTGCTGTGTGCCGTGTTCCCGCATGGGCTCGGTGCGAACGGCCGCAACCGTCGCTGGACCGCAACAATCACGGGGGCCCGCGCAGACACAAGATAGGAAAAACACTGCCCACCGGCGGCGAGCGAAAATGTCTGATCAGCTTCAGGCGCTCCAACTCCTAGCCGCCGTGTCAACGGAGTGCTCTGCCATGAAGCGGTTTCTTGTCGCGGATGATCACGAAGCGGTGCGATCGGGCTTGCGCGCCGTGCTTGAGCAACGGGCGGATTGGGAGGTGGTGGCCGAGGCCAATGACGGTGGCAAGGCGGTGGCCGCTGCAATCCAGAGCCGGCCTCATGTCGCCATCGTCGATTTTTCCATGCCGCGAATGACGGGCGTAGAGGTCGCACGGCGCATCCGGGATTATCCGCTCCAGACCGAGGTGCTGATCTTCACGGTCCACGATTCGAGTCTCCTCGCCCAGCAGGCGTTCGAGGCCGGTGCACGCGCGTTTCTGCTGAAGTCGGACGCGAACAAGCTGCTGCTGGCCGCGGTCGAGTCGCTTCTGCTGCACAGGCCGTTCTGCCCCCGAAGCTGCCGGAACGATCTGGACCAGGGACCGGGCAGCGAGCGGGATGGACAGCACGAATTGACGCCGCGCGAGCAACTCGTCGTCAGGCTGGTCGCGGAGGGCTACAGCAACAAGGGCATCAGCGCCATCCTGAACCTCAGCGTGAAGACGACCGAGGCACATCGGGCGGCCGCGATGCGCAAGCTCGACGTGAAGTCCACCGCCGGGCTGGTCCGGTACGCGGTCCGGGCGAAGCTGGTCGATGCCTGACCGCGGCGTGGTTGCGGACACGTCAGTACATTCGCCGGGATGTCTCAGGGTTTTGTGGGATAACCCCTCGGGCCGCGATCAGTATGATCGTTCGACTTTGCTGCCGCTCACCTGCGCCGATCGCCTGAAGGCGCGGTGGCCGGCGTACGGGAAACGACGCCGTGAAACGCATCGTGATTGCGGATGATCATGAAGTCGTACGTTCCGGGCTTCGTGCGATCGTCGAAACGCGCCCCAACTGGACCGTCAGCGGGGAAGCGAGCAATGGCGAGCAGGCCGTCGCATTGACCCTGGAAACCAGGCCGGACATCGTGATCGTCGACTATTCCATGCCCATTATGAACGGGCTGGAGGTCAGTCGCCGCCTCAAGGCACTGCATCTGCGCACCGAGGTCCTGATCCTGACCATGCACGAGAACGAGGAACTGTTGACGGAAGCCATTCTGGCGGGCGTCCGCGGCTTCCTGTTCAAGTCGGACGCGCGGAAGCATCTCATTTCTGCGATCGAGGCCCTGCTCGACGGCAGGCCCTATTTCACGAGCGTGCTGTTGGAGAGGCTGCTCCATGACTACCGGGTCAACAAGCAGAACAAGCCGGACATATTGCTGACGTCGCGTGAGCAGAGTGTGGTTCAGCTGATCGCCGAGGGCCACACCAACCGGTCCATCAGCGCCATCTTGAAGCTGAGTGTGAAGACGGTCGAGACCCATCGCGCCTCGGCCATGCGCAAGCTTGGAATGTCCTCCACTGCCGAGTTGGTCCGCTATGCCATTCGCAAGAAACTGGTCGCGCCTTGAAGTGTGCGGGCTGAACTGGAGTTGGCACTTGAAATCTCGCAAGGGCAAAGGCAAGGGCGAGGAGACGAAGCTGTGCGTCATCGGGCGCGGGCTGATGGGAAAACCGCCACAGAACAGCTGAGGCCGTAGTGAGCGCGGCCGCCGCCGGGCCGAGCGTCATGGGGCGCTGCAGGTCTGCGCTTTGCGTCCGGCAGACCTCACAAACCTAACCGCAAGTTAAAATCCCGTCCCGCAACCCCCGATCCTTGCTGAGATCGGCGCAAGGAGCCTGGGCGCATTTCGCGCCGTGAGCGCCATTGCGCAGAAACCTACGTGTGCGGCACCGCCACGGTGACGGCGCGCCCGATCACGGTCCCTCGCAGAGGGCGGCTATGCTATTCTTGCGGAAATAGTATAACGGGGCGAGTTCAAAGAGGATCAAGTAACATATTGAAATCGCCGAAATATCGCTTTTCCGTGGCCCCCATGATGGATTGGAGCGAGAGTTCAGAATTCTCAATGGGTTAGAGGGCGGCGTGTGCGCGGCGTGTGCACCGAGAGATCAAGAAAAGTCCACCGACAGCAAGTGTGGGCGTCGTTTTCCAAAGCAATTTGGTGTCCAAGAGTAGCCCGAAAGTGCCGCGACTTATCAAGCGCAGAACTGGCAACTTCCGGCTAGCATTTGGATGATTGGGTAGCAGCGCAACGCAGATAGGCCCAGTTCGACAATTCAAGCCGGCCTTTCTGCGTCAGCTACCGTCGATCTTTTCGCCCTTGTGGTTGGTCGCAGTCGAGCTAAGCGATCGTCTTGAGATAAAGGCTTGGATCAAAGTATTTCGAAGCCGGCGTGAAGTCCTTGATGCCGGCGTTGGCCATGAAGAAGTCTGTCGACTGCTGCAGCCAGTTGGTGACCGTCCCGTCCGAGTACATCCGTTTCCAGTCCTTGGACGTGAACATCTTCTGCGCCTTGAACGACTCGTTGATGTCCGACAGCGGCGTCTGGCTGTAGTGGCCTTTCTGCAGCTTCTCCATCGCTTCAGCGCTGTTCGCGACGATATAGTCATTGGCATCCGCCCAGCCGCGGATCAGCTTGGCCAAAGTCTCTTTGTTGGGCTCATAATAGTCATTG
It encodes:
- a CDS encoding efflux RND transporter periplasmic adaptor subunit, whose product is MLEGVLMAALSSLVLAACNRDAGTATTPTPRAVRTVTVEKRETSTPLTFSGRIEAEDEVSIAFRISGRLSANDTKIGDRVKAGQVLARLEPQNELNALRQAQAALAAAQGQLTQARNHFDRQQTLLGQGWTTRANFDAATQAQQTAQSQVDAAEAQLNSAHDLVGFTEVKADAPGVITATGPGAGEVVQAGQMIARIARQDGRDAVFDVPAQLIRSGSADPQITVSLADDPTITAQGRIREVAAQASPVTRTFEVKVGLTDPPAAMRLGATVVGRVKTNAGPMIDIPATALTKMNQQPAVWVVDPSAKTVSIRNVDVARFDEAQAIISQGLDTGEIIVTAGVQALHPGQKVRVLGAEP
- a CDS encoding efflux RND transporter permease subunit, encoding MNLSDWALRHRSLVVYMMIVAVVAGVLSYYRLGRNEDPAFIIKTMVVQAAWPGASVEETMKQVTERLERQLQETPHLDFLRSFTRAGVTTIFVNLQGSASAKQVSDTWYEVRKSVGDMRHTLPAGVIGPGFNDDFGDTFGIIYGFTSDGFTQRELRDRVEDIRSRLLLVRDVSKIELLGAQDEVIFVEFSKQQLATLGVDRSALVAALQAQNFVRPAGMIQTGSESISLRVSGGFSSEQDIANINFAAGGRMLRLSDIARVRRGYTDPPQPMFRINGHPAIGLAISMREGGDILALGANIKKAMEQITTDLPIGIEPSLVADQSVVVHNAIGEFMTSLLQAIAIILAVSFISLGVRPGLIIALAIPLTLAIVFPIMELARIDMQRISLGALIIALALLVDDAMTTTDATLTRLAQGGSKVEAATYAFRTHAFAMLAGTLVTIAGFIPVGFAASSAGEYTFSLFAVVTIALLVSWFVAVIFTPLLGAVILVPPKQNNADSPGRIYRLYRNFLTSAMRAKWLTILVSLALFVASLLALPLIPRQFFPSSDRPELLVDLSLPQNSSIYASETAAKRLDTKLTGDPDVAHWSTYVGRGAIRFYLPLNVQLPNDFFTQAIVVAKDVAARERLHAKLEKFLAEEFPNAISYISPLELGPPVGWPVQYRVSGPDIGRVREIALKVAQIVSANPQAKQVNFDWMEPDRQVRIRVDQDEARLLGLGSQAIATVLNTVISGSPVTQVRDDIYLVNVLARATDEERVSLANLRTLQVPLPGGQTVPLSQFATFEYDQEFPLIWRRDRVPTLTVQAAIAGDTLPDAVVDSLSPAIENLKKTLPASYDVVVGGTVEESRKSQASVMAVIPLMLFVMFTILMVQLQSFARLFMVVSVAPLGLIGVIAALMLFGRPLGFVAILGVLALIGMISKNAVILIGQIEAERAQGKTPWEAAVDASSSRFRPIMLTAVSTVLGMIPIAPTVFWGPMAFAIMGGLLVATVLTLVFLPTLYVTWFGNKGPADAPAVSTPP
- a CDS encoding ATP-binding protein, producing the protein MYEGINPAFESVLGISSDEIQQRDVPDCMSQEDAESVCEALRACLAEGAELRIRHRLALGSARRNMETIVVPVVDPAAGRVIRLIGCHRAVCKGSTFENVADDAHMGVSLISIQEDIQQRIASDLHDSTCQHLIAASLSLMRIRSSLSDPAAAERLCDEIDASIDEALREIRAFAYLLHPQNPTVDGLKATIENYAAGFAVRTSLRVTTNIMPQIDRLPSETQRTLLRVIQEALTNIFRHAKATKVRIDMDAANDHFRLTITDNGCGFSVDPARPGAKVISIGVGIPAMKARLQEIGGTLDIRSDSRARHSGTVLCAVFPHGLGANGRNRRWTATITGARADTR
- a CDS encoding response regulator — protein: MKRFLVADDHEAVRSGLRAVLEQRADWEVVAEANDGGKAVAAAIQSRPHVAIVDFSMPRMTGVEVARRIRDYPLQTEVLIFTVHDSSLLAQQAFEAGARAFLLKSDANKLLLAAVESLLLHRPFCPRSCRNDLDQGPGSERDGQHELTPREQLVVRLVAEGYSNKGISAILNLSVKTTEAHRAAAMRKLDVKSTAGLVRYAVRAKLVDA
- a CDS encoding response regulator is translated as MKRIVIADDHEVVRSGLRAIVETRPNWTVSGEASNGEQAVALTLETRPDIVIVDYSMPIMNGLEVSRRLKALHLRTEVLILTMHENEELLTEAILAGVRGFLFKSDARKHLISAIEALLDGRPYFTSVLLERLLHDYRVNKQNKPDILLTSREQSVVQLIAEGHTNRSISAILKLSVKTVETHRASAMRKLGMSSTAELVRYAIRKKLVAP